A genomic segment from uncultured Fibrobacter sp. encodes:
- a CDS encoding carbohydrate-binding protein, with amino-acid sequence MLRTNKARFVGLAAFGLAATTALADNPISSYHYLADPSCASDGDTFYILTDVDDYNNQTNWNYDIVGLYAFTSEDMKNWTDHGMIFRSRREFGNYPNNTWASGIAVKNGKVYIVYPDGASGVGMITAPAIDGPYTDPVKETHGVNRIAGGGSLIGGCDGIAHCFDPGILIDDDGKGYVIFGGGESGQRPYGNNFDIISFTESNGKITFDKNSLKKVSLPNSFEAPYLHKKGSTYYLSFNNRSQVIDYGMSNNIWGPYTFVGTVIPGIGSVPDAHGEGGNNHQGFAPFKDKWYAVYHDRRLVTSDNHPAATTQQGVRSENPNYENHRSVSIDELTWNGDKMNKLTFTREGPKQIKNFDPYKTYKATTSSKQMNIRSRTDWTQGKPVVHVLLPLTSRSESWIRVSGVDFGKGAENLRIKAANVGEGNKIEIHTGSASGTLAGTCELAKTANNKTFVDNDCAMKGLTGVIDQVFFVFKNNGKDSTMGVLEWEFQGTKREPEPQQPFGGKAWAIPGKIEMENFDEPGYGAGNDSYADNDSDDHGAESNGGKSYREGTGVDIYKKNNGYVVGYNQSGEWLEYTVEVAEDGDYTMFASVASANATSSFQLAIDGENITEEVAVPKNDGEENYDDYSLVQANVKLTAGKHILRFTVTGDWMDIDYIEFAAGKDADPGKTSIAQVKFQNKVEKSYNVFSLTGVKLGTVDLSGMAASKALNAAGYAKGVYMLKQVNGSKKFMVNTSK; translated from the coding sequence ATGTTAAGGACTAATAAGGCCCGTTTTGTGGGGTTAGCCGCTTTTGGGCTCGCGGCGACTACGGCTTTGGCCGACAACCCCATTTCATCTTACCACTATCTGGCGGACCCCTCTTGCGCCTCCGATGGTGATACCTTCTACATTTTGACCGACGTCGATGACTACAACAACCAGACAAACTGGAACTACGACATTGTCGGCCTTTACGCCTTCACGTCTGAAGACATGAAGAACTGGACTGATCACGGCATGATTTTCCGCTCCAGGCGTGAATTCGGGAACTATCCGAACAACACCTGGGCTTCGGGCATTGCCGTCAAGAACGGCAAGGTCTATATCGTTTACCCCGATGGTGCAAGCGGCGTGGGCATGATTACCGCCCCCGCAATTGACGGCCCCTATACCGACCCCGTTAAGGAAACCCATGGTGTCAACAGAATTGCTGGTGGCGGAAGTCTTATCGGAGGTTGCGATGGCATTGCGCATTGCTTTGACCCGGGCATCTTGATCGATGACGACGGTAAGGGTTACGTGATTTTCGGTGGTGGTGAAAGCGGCCAGCGCCCCTACGGCAACAACTTTGACATTATCAGTTTTACCGAAAGCAATGGCAAGATTACTTTCGACAAGAACTCATTGAAGAAGGTCTCTTTGCCGAACTCTTTTGAAGCTCCTTACCTGCACAAGAAGGGTAGCACTTATTACTTGAGCTTCAACAACCGTAGCCAGGTGATTGACTATGGTATGTCCAACAATATTTGGGGCCCGTATACCTTTGTGGGTACGGTTATTCCGGGCATCGGCTCTGTGCCCGACGCTCACGGCGAAGGCGGCAACAACCACCAGGGCTTTGCTCCGTTCAAGGACAAGTGGTACGCCGTTTACCACGATCGCCGCCTGGTGACGTCGGATAACCATCCGGCTGCAACGACGCAGCAGGGCGTACGTTCCGAAAATCCGAACTACGAAAACCACAGAAGTGTGTCTATCGATGAACTCACGTGGAATGGCGACAAGATGAACAAGCTCACCTTCACCCGTGAAGGACCAAAGCAGATTAAGAACTTCGACCCGTACAAGACCTATAAGGCAACGACGAGTTCCAAGCAGATGAATATCCGTAGCCGTACGGACTGGACTCAGGGCAAGCCCGTTGTGCATGTGCTCTTGCCGCTTACGAGCCGTAGCGAATCTTGGATTCGTGTTTCTGGCGTGGACTTCGGTAAGGGTGCTGAAAACCTCCGCATCAAGGCCGCTAACGTGGGCGAAGGCAACAAGATTGAAATCCATACGGGTAGCGCGAGCGGCACGTTGGCTGGTACTTGCGAACTTGCTAAGACCGCTAATAACAAGACCTTCGTGGATAACGATTGCGCAATGAAGGGCCTTACTGGTGTTATCGACCAGGTGTTCTTCGTGTTCAAGAATAACGGCAAGGATTCGACCATGGGCGTTTTGGAATGGGAATTCCAGGGCACGAAGCGCGAACCGGAGCCGCAGCAGCCGTTTGGCGGCAAGGCTTGGGCAATCCCGGGCAAGATCGAAATGGAAAACTTCGATGAACCGGGTTATGGCGCAGGTAACGATTCTTACGCTGATAACGATTCTGATGACCACGGTGCCGAAAGCAATGGTGGCAAGAGCTACCGCGAAGGCACTGGCGTTGACATCTACAAGAAGAACAATGGCTATGTCGTGGGTTACAACCAGAGCGGCGAATGGCTTGAATACACTGTAGAAGTGGCCGAAGACGGTGATTACACCATGTTCGCTTCTGTGGCTTCTGCAAACGCAACTTCTAGCTTCCAGCTCGCTATCGATGGCGAAAACATCACCGAAGAAGTCGCTGTTCCCAAGAACGATGGCGAAGAAAACTACGATGACTACAGCCTCGTTCAGGCAAACGTCAAGCTCACCGCTGGCAAGCACATCCTCCGCTTCACCGTGACTGGTGACTGGATGGACATTGACTACATCGAATTTGCTGCAGGCAAGGATGCCGATCCGGGCAAGACCTCTATTGCTCAGGTCAAGTTCCAGAACAAGGTCGAAAAGTCCTACAACGTGTTCAGCCTCACCGGTGTGAAGCTCGGCACTGTTGACCTGTCTGGCATGGCCGCCTCCAAGGCTCTCAATGCCGCTGGCTATGCCAAGGGCGTGTACATGCTCAAGCAGGTAAATGGCAGCAAGAAGTTCATGGTGAATACCTCCAAGTAA
- the murD gene encoding UDP-N-acetylmuramoyl-L-alanine--D-glutamate ligase, with translation MDSNLIAPVGVLGFGVEGQSTFDYLVRNGVKDIVVMDKNPVNLPEVPAGVNVKVCSGESYLDGLKDCVTVVRSAGVYPMSPALFKFQMNGGLMTSQIQLFLEQTKSKKVVGVTGTLGKGSTVSMISHILTKCGVNNEIGGNFGVPALDLLKDETADRVSILELSSFQLMTLSLSPDVAVVLRVSTEHLDWHQSVEEYRDAKANLVRWQKRDGACVYLKDAAPTAKIASESPAKTKYAVSLSDDGDAVIEGATLTIDGTKLYLEDCKVRGIYQLENMAAATLACKALGIKVADAFEALKSYETLPFRMEFKGEKKGIEFFNDSYATRPDATIAATASMKRPFALILGGSEKNADFTELSQILVNERPNLKRIALIGATAQRMLESLLQAGLKVTANIFPTLEEAFADSLNIGEGGTVIMSPACASFGLFKNYKVRGQVFDKLVENV, from the coding sequence ATGGACTCTAATCTTATAGCCCCTGTTGGCGTTTTGGGCTTTGGCGTTGAAGGCCAGAGCACGTTCGATTATCTTGTACGTAATGGCGTCAAGGACATCGTGGTCATGGACAAGAATCCGGTGAACCTGCCGGAAGTGCCCGCCGGCGTGAACGTGAAAGTTTGCAGTGGCGAAAGCTACCTGGATGGCCTCAAGGACTGCGTGACCGTAGTGCGTTCTGCAGGAGTATACCCCATGAGCCCCGCCCTGTTCAAGTTCCAGATGAACGGCGGCCTGATGACAAGCCAGATTCAGCTGTTTTTAGAACAAACTAAATCCAAGAAGGTCGTAGGCGTTACAGGTACGCTCGGCAAGGGTTCTACCGTGAGCATGATTAGCCACATTCTGACCAAATGCGGCGTGAACAACGAGATTGGCGGCAACTTCGGTGTGCCGGCACTTGATTTATTGAAGGACGAAACGGCAGACCGAGTGAGCATTCTGGAACTTTCGAGTTTTCAGTTGATGACATTGTCCTTGTCGCCGGACGTAGCTGTGGTGCTGCGCGTGTCGACCGAGCACTTGGATTGGCACCAGAGCGTCGAAGAATACCGTGATGCAAAAGCTAACCTGGTTCGCTGGCAAAAGCGTGACGGCGCATGCGTGTACTTGAAGGACGCAGCCCCGACGGCAAAAATTGCAAGCGAAAGCCCGGCTAAGACAAAGTACGCCGTGAGCCTTAGCGATGACGGGGACGCCGTGATTGAAGGCGCCACGCTTACGATTGACGGAACAAAGCTTTACCTTGAAGACTGCAAGGTGCGCGGCATTTACCAGCTTGAAAATATGGCAGCGGCGACCCTCGCTTGCAAGGCCTTGGGAATCAAGGTGGCAGACGCGTTCGAAGCCCTGAAGAGCTACGAAACGCTCCCCTTCCGTATGGAATTCAAAGGCGAAAAGAAGGGCATCGAATTCTTTAACGACAGCTACGCCACCCGCCCCGACGCGACGATCGCCGCGACAGCCAGCATGAAGCGCCCCTTCGCGCTGATTCTCGGCGGCTCTGAAAAGAACGCAGACTTTACCGAGCTCTCGCAGATTCTGGTGAACGAACGCCCGAACCTCAAGCGCATCGCGCTCATCGGCGCTACTGCGCAGCGCATGCTCGAATCCTTGCTGCAGGCCGGGCTGAAAGTCACCGCAAACATCTTCCCCACTTTGGAAGAAGCATTTGCAGACAGTTTGAACATTGGCGAAGGCGGCACCGTTATCATGAGCCCCGCCTGCGCAAGCTTCGGGCTGTTCAAGAACTACAAAGTCCGCGGACAAGTCTTCGACAAGCTGGTGGAGAATGTGTAA
- the secG gene encoding preprotein translocase subunit SecG, whose translation MTTLFWIGIVLHVFLCLFLMLLVLVQNDKMGGLAGLGGMTSQSAFSTAGAATFIQKLTRVVAVIFFIVVFALGLITAKQDQAVEESSMQKATRENAAQQQAPAPALPADFAAPAAPAADVAPATEAPAAPAEAK comes from the coding sequence ATGACAACACTCTTTTGGATTGGTATCGTTCTGCACGTGTTCCTGTGCTTGTTCCTCATGTTGCTCGTTCTGGTTCAGAACGACAAGATGGGCGGTCTCGCAGGTCTCGGTGGCATGACTTCCCAGTCTGCTTTCTCTACCGCAGGTGCCGCGACCTTCATCCAGAAGTTGACCCGCGTCGTGGCCGTGATCTTCTTCATCGTCGTGTTCGCCCTCGGCCTGATTACTGCTAAGCAGGACCAGGCTGTCGAAGAATCTTCAATGCAGAAGGCTACCCGCGAAAACGCTGCCCAGCAGCAAGCTCCGGCACCGGCTCTTCCGGCTGACTTTGCAGCACCCGCTGCACCGGCCGCCGATGTTGCTCCGGCTACCGAAGCTCCGGCCGCTCCTGCTGAAGCCAAGTAA